aataaattttttatgctgaGAAGCAGTCATCGATACTTGGCAATGTACCATTGCAATATTTCCAAGTGGCCCAAGCTGTCCAACCTTGTTGCCTTAGAATCTGGCGAGCGCATGTTACAGAGTTGCTGATGTCATCGGTCAACAGCGCGGTGCAGCTCAATTTGCACTCATTGTAGGAGAAACGTTCATCAGGAGGTTGACACCAGTACTTGGAGTTGATTTGGAAGATTCCGTAATCATTAGAACCGTTCGTGTTAGTTCGGCTAGTGACGTTGGTTCGGAAGGAGCTTTCGTGTTCGGCAATGCAGGTCCAGCGAGCTAACTGGTCCTTCGGCACATCCAAGCAATACATCGCACGAGCTAACGAGCAACGGTTCATGACAATACCAGAAACTGGTGCAGCCAAGACTAAAGCGGCGACGAAACTAATTGCAATTTCCATTTGAACGGtttaaagttttctcagaacACTGACAAATATATGGACAAAAAGTGGAGCTTTTATAGAAGGTGCCTTAATAcgagaaattgcaatttactTTATAgctttacttttcaatcaaaagtATCACGAACTCGGTGTCGGAGAATATGGATTTTATAGTGCCTGCACTTAAGTCTCTAATTACTTTTTTCTAGCGATAAGTTGCTTTGcattttgcaacaatttctcAACCCAAGTGTATAGTAAAAAGcagaattggaaaaaatactacaaaaacTCTGACTTCTTTCTCTTTGCAaacttatatttttccaaactttaaatttcttactggataatttgtttaaaagaatttttttaggctAGAGAAGAACTCAGTTGTTTTCCACACATTAactattaaatacaaaaacactgAATTATTTAGTCGACAAACTTTGTGCACATTTGAGTGTTGCCATTTGTGAGTTAACGTTCGGGTGTACACTTCCATTACAGAACTCGAAAGAACAGTCCATTTTCGCTAGCTCCAACAGAGGCGATATTTttcgaaatgaaattttgagaacaaATCGGAAAATGTTAACAAATTCTAGCTTAAGTAATACAGTTTGGACCGTTAGATCAATAGCTACGATATCGATATTTACTTTGAGATTGTGATTATGTCCAGCCTTCAAATGTATTTAAGCTATAGGAAAGCTtctcaaaaaaatcatttgataATTAGAAGCGTCA
The sequence above is drawn from the Anastrepha obliqua isolate idAnaObli1 chromosome 4, idAnaObli1_1.0, whole genome shotgun sequence genome and encodes:
- the LOC129246483 gene encoding lysozyme 1-like encodes the protein MEIAISFVAALVLAAPVSGIVMNRCSLARAMYCLDVPKDQLARWTCIAEHESSFRTNVTSRTNTNGSNDYGIFQINSKYWCQPPDERFSYNECKLSCTALLTDDISNSVTCARQILRQQGWTAWATWKYCNGTLPSIDDCFSA